From the genome of Saccharomyces paradoxus strain CBS432 chromosome XII sequence:
CGTCCGTTGCTtacatgaaaaaaaaaaatataaaaatggaCCAAATTTAGGGACTTATGAATTATATGTACGTGTGTACGTGCAATAAGAGTTCGTAAATATTAACTTTTATGAATATTATAAGTAATATTATAAGCTGAAAACACTCAAACATTGAGAATAAATGAGTTCTCTATAGGTACAAACTTGCGGCGAAAACAATATCTCTCTTAATCAGCTCTTGAGCCCTGCTCATCTTCATATGCAACGTAGAATTaccaataataatagaaGCAGTCTTAACTTCACGGCAGATTTCATCCAGCCATGTAATAACTCTGACTACAGTTCCTTCAGCCTCGGGGCTCATTTCCATGATCTCTTTGAATGACAAACCACGGGCCCATTCATACACAACATTCATCATTGCAAACCTCTTTCTGTCCAAAAACTCTGCTTCATCCTGAGTTAATGGAATTTGATGCGTATTAAAGACACcaagcatttttttgtaaatttcCTCAATTCTTTGTTTACCCTTAGCTAGCCGTGGTGTGACAATAGGGGACTCTTCTTCCCTGGTTTTTCCTTCATAAACAAATACTGATAATAAGGCCACAATTTCTTCAGGTTCAAAGCTCCCCAAGAAGTTGTCTAAAATTAATTCAGTTAAAACTAACTCATAACCGGAATTGATTTCACATGCCACTCTACCTTTTAATAACACGTTGTGGTTTTGGTCGATAAATTCAGTGTCTTTCAGAACGGCTAACCTCTTTTCATAATCGGGCAGCAAGCTCAGGTTTTGGTCAGACATCAAATGATacaattcttcaattttcttttcaattacATGCGCCTTGTATCTTGGAACAATATGTTCGCTTAAATTGGGACATTTAATGCTTTTTAGTCCGAATATGTCATCTCTCATATTTGTACGGTCCAACAGTATTTGATGGATCTTTAAACCttgtttttcaatgttaATTGCTTCTCTTAGTGTCTTGCCTTCCAAAATGTTATTCGTTTCAGTGTTAAACTCGTTTAAAGCGGCAACATCCTTTTTGATTACTTTACCTAATGGAGCAGCAAACTTACGTTTGGTGATCACTTCAATAGCAGTCACGGGAATTTCTTCCATATAAAAATCAGTCTTCTGGAATTTAGGGAAGTTCCTTTTTCTGTATCCATCCGCTTTTGGGAAGTATATTAAATGATTTGGTTCACCATTTGGAAGTCTACAAGGTTTTGTGAAAGTCATAATAACACAAATGGCATCCTTCAGAGAAACTTTAAATATAAATCCTAATTTCAGACAATCATTGGAGTCCCTGAAGGCGATAAGTCTTCCCTCTTTCAGAATATGTAATATTGAAGGCGATTTAACCATTTCTTGCATTAGATTTACTGTTGCCTCCTTATATGCTAGCATCAATTCCAAGAATCTTTCGATATCATTATCACAAATTTCACAGCTTTTGTACTCTATGGTTTGTAATTCCTCTTGTAATAGTTTGATTTGTTTTTCGTGTTCAGGTTGTAAAGTTTCTTTGGCATTCTCACTAAAAGAATACTTGatcatttcttcaactctTAACGCCTCAATTCTTAAAAGATTTAAAATCATATTATATGTTAACCTGAACTGAGACTGTAACCTTGTCGGAACACCCATCGTTACTTCTTTGAACGTAGTAATAGACAAAGGACTATTATACGCCATCACGATGACCGTACCAGTGGAATCCAAACCCCTTCTACCGGCTCTACCAGCCATTTGGGTAAATTCGCCTGGTGTCAATTCTCTCAACCCGTTACCATCATGTTTACGGATGCTACTAAAGATAACTGTTCTCGTGGGAAGGTTCAAACCCATGGCAAAGGTTTCCGTAGCAAATAAAACTTTGATAAAACCCttagaaaataatatttcgATCAACTCCTTGACAATAGGCAAAAGCCCCCCATGATGAACAGCTATACCACGTTCAAGTAATGATCTGGTTTTAAGAATTTGGGGTAAATCTCTGTcctctttcttcaaacgAGTAATCGACTTCTCAATGAACATGTGGATCTGTGATTTTTCCTTATTGTTGCAGAAGTTAATTCCTTCTAGCCAGTCGGCATACTCTTCGCACCTCTTTTTACTAAACACGAACACAACCATTGGTAGCAGTTCTCTTTTCCTTAAGTAATTGACAATCTCAGGCCATGTTTTTTTAGAAGGACCATCTTGAGTGAAAAACTTACGCTTATTGGAGCCAATTGCGCCAGCACCTCTTGAGCCTCCGCGGTTAGCACCTCCGCGTGTCGAATTGCCACGTCCCCCTCTTCCGCCTCGAGTATTGGATCCACCACGGCCCCCTCTTGCTGTGGACCCACCTCTCCCATTGTCAGTTTTTGAAGGTACTCCTTTTGCACTCTCTCCGTTTAAAATCTCTTTATGTTTCCTGAAATTGGCTTCTAaaaattctgaattttGATTAATCACCGGTATCAATTCCTTTTTAGCCcatatatttatttctaACGGAACAGGTCTTTTTGGAGTGGAAATaacataaatatttttttgcttaGTTCTTCCAATCCAATTAGCAAACTCATAGGTGTTGGGAACAGTGGCagataataaaataaacttGACATGCTGAGGAAGCATAATAATAACCTCCTCCCAGACAACACCACGGTCTTGATCATTAACGTAATGAACCTCATCAAAAATGACGAACTCTACATCTCTTATTAAATCGGCACCTCTATAAAGCATCGACCTTAAAATTTCGGTCGTCATAATCAAACAATTAGCATCCGGATTAATTTGTACATCACCGGTAATTAATCCAATATCAACATCGTCAAAAGTTTCCTTAAAGTCTCGGAATTTCTGATTAGATAAGGCTTTAATAGGTGATGTATAGATAGTTTTAGTCATATTCCTGTGTGCCATGGCAATTGCGTATTCTGCAACAACGGTTTTACCAGCAGATGTGTGGGCGGCCACAAATACAGAATCACCTTGTTCAAGATGGTAAACGGCTTCCTTTTGGAAAGTATCCAATTCAAAAGGCCAAGATCTGGCAGGATTGGGAATTAACTCATCGAAGTTTTCAATCTTATGGTTCAAATCAACAACATGAGCCCATTCCTTTTTTACCGgaacattttttgaagcCGGTTTAGTTCTACTAAAATCTATCCCAATCGGTAATAGTTCATCGATTTCGGCATCATCAGCATTGCTGGCTGTCGTTTCTTCGGTAGCTTCTTCTATAATTTCCTCAGAAAGAGACTTAGCGGAATTTTCCTCCGCTTTTACTTTTGCCTCGTTAGTTTCCATTCTTATGTCCAGTTCATTATCTATTTCATTTAGCTGcttcaattctttcaattgtCCGTTTTGTTCCTCATTTTCAGCTAGAGCGTCCATCGGTTTGATGCCTCTTTTCATACCCTCTGGAATATCGAATAAACCTTGGCCATCCTTGTGTAATAATTTGGTGGCGTTGGCCATTGCGGATGACCCATTTTGTTCCAAACCTGTCTTGACAGATTTCATGGGAATTCCGCCAGGTGTAAAGGGCAATTGCGCTGTGGAACCTCTTACTGAGTTTTGATTATGGTTAATACTTCTAGTAATTGACAGGGAATTTGATGCATTGGCATTCGCAACTTCCTTCAGATCAACCTCTTCTTTATAGCCCGAGATTTTACCTTCCAGCCCAGTTCTTTTAAACTGGTATGACGTTCTATTAATTGGGCTAGGAATTTGGAGCAATTCCTTGTAATCTAGTTTATCAGAACGATTGTCTAAAGAATTCATTTGTGGAACATCTTGAACCATGTCCAACAGGCTCCAAGGAAGAACATTTGAAGGTTTCAGAAATCTATCTTTTATGATACCATTGGCATATTCTGGTTCATCGGCGCTCCCAAAATCTAGTTTGGTAATACGATCTTCGAAAAGCTCTACCTCTGCATTGTTAGTGATCTTCTTTAACGATTGATATAGTTCCTGTATGGAACTAGTACTAAGTCCTTCAGACATGTAAAATTAGTATTCGTGTAGTAAATTGTGAGAGTCAGGTTGTTTATTTCGGAAGGACAAGTGTGATCATGCATTGTAGGTTCTGCGTTGACTTTTAAACTGATGCATATTGTCTTCCAGTGCTTCGTCCATCGTGATACTATAAGCTAAAAGACGCTCTCCCCTCAGGGTATCAGGAGATGAGAGgagaattttcttcttattattattcattaTATAGATTATGAATTGATCTAGATGATGAGATCATGTGCAAATGGTAACCTTGTTGGttaatgatttttttttatttgtgAGCTTTATAATGTTACAACCgatatgaaaatgaaaaattacctggtattcatttttcaaacctCTATCCGTTCCTAAGATCTTTTCtatctttattcttttcttcttcctttttttatgtatatatgaGCTTAACACTGCCATTTGTTTGATCCGAATATCAAAATGGTGCtcatttttgtttctcagttgttgaagataatcaatatcaaaattcaTTCACTCTTCTTCACTTTCACTACTAACATCGTCATCtgaagatgaggaaaaCCCATTGTGTGCGGTGCTTCGAACTTGGCCTGGGGAGCCGTTTTGGCTCAAGGGTGAAGCACTGTCAAGGATAGCtagtttattttttattttttctatctgCCTACTCTGCTCTTCTTGGCTTAATGCCTTTGATCTCCTCTTTCTGCTGCCCGCACTCGTAGGCGACAAGGACGAAGTGTCTCGAGTAATACCTGAAGTACCGTCCAACCCGTTAGAAGCACCGGAGGAACTTTCATACTGTCTAAAGAAAGTGTTGTACAATGTTAAGATGGTGTGATTATCCAAAGTGTCGAGGTCAAGTTCTACTTCATCGTCTTCAGAGATATTGGGCATggatttctttattatgTCAATTGCTTTTTCCAGTTTGGAAGTTGGTAAATCATTGATCCTCTCCGTAATAATACGTTTCATATCGTACGATACTACTGTCTTCagtttattctttttatctCGCCTACCTTTAGAAGAAGCGGTCTTAGAGCCGCTCCTTCCCTTCGATCTTTTGCCACGTTTCTTTGATCCACGTGCTAACCGCCTCTcctttcttattttctccAGTTCTTGCTTTTTTAATTGTTGCAATTCCACTTTCATCCTTGCAAGTTGTTCTTCCAAATACTGTATAGCTGGATTTGTGATTATAGTTTCATCGATGTCGGACTCCGAGTATTCAGATTCGTAATCATCGTAGTCCGCTTGGTTTCTCGAATCTTCATCGGAATAGTAGTCGTCCAAATTAGGTCTGTCCGCCCATTTGGAGTTGAAAACTTCTTCTAGACGATGACCCATCATATTAACGATTGTGCCATCCGGATTAAACGTGTAGCAGTTTTTAAATACCAACCTCACATCTCTCTCAAAATCTTCCATCGACTGATACTCCCAGTcattcaatttcttggcAATTGTACCCAAATCCATTGGCTCTTTGACATAGTCGAAATAAGTCGGCAAATTCATAGAAACTGGGTCTACCGGTTCCAAAAACGGGTAGTTGTAAGAAGCGTGTTTCTTTGCCGTCAATTCCTTTAGCACTCCCTGACAAAATTTCATTGCTTGCTGCAGTCTTTTAGACTTAGGTTTCTTCGATTCATAAGGATAGATGTCCTTTGATTTCGGTGGGTGTATAGTCCTTTTGGGCCTCCCATTATGAGTTTGAGCTCGCCTAATTACAATCGGGGCATCTTCTTGGGCACTGGATCGCCGTCCCTTGGTTATCACAGGTGGAGCATCCTTGGCAGGCATATTCAGCATATGCTTTTCGAAAGAGGCCTGAATGTTTCTTGCCATTTGTGATATGCCTGCATTTGGGCCGTTGAACCTAATACTGTTGTTGACCATTAGATTGAAATCTTCCGTGATTTGCTCCGGAACTTCATATGCACCTACATTCAACTTTCTCTCTATAGTAGACAAATCCATCGGCCTCTTTATGTAGTTGAAGTAAAACGGAATATCCAACTTCACTGGATCAACAGGTTGTAGAAAGGGTCTTGCATCCTTCAAGCGCTTAACGGCTTTAATTGCTAGTAACGCATGTTTCTGTTGGTGCTTTGGTATTGGATTTTGAGGGAGATTGTTCATATCAGGCTCTGGGGGAGGAGCAGGAGCAGGTTCCTTTGGAGCCTCCATCGGAAGTTTTGCTTTTGAATCTTCATCTGCATCCTCTTGTTTGGTACCTTGCTCTcctccttctttctttaacCCATGCTGTTCCTTTTCTGCGCCACCTGCGGTGGCGATATACCCATTTTCCTCATTAGCCGCCAAGGTGGCGCCTTCAATACCATTCTCTGCAAGTTGAGCAGGCGTAGATATTGGAGCGTTTCCATTCAGTCTGGCCTTTTTGAGATGCAATTCGTCGTTGGCGGGGGTCTCGTCCTCTGCGAGCCCATTAGAAGAACCCCCGTTCACCTCCTGAGCCTGATCCATAGGCCTCTTTAGATTACTGGAAACGTCGCCATTGACATTACTATCATTGACATCCACGTCGTTCTGCACGGGTGTGATATCAGTCATTACGTACGTTTTTCAGAGCCGTTGAGATTCCACCGCCTTTTTAACTTGTTTACTATGGCaagggagaaaaaaaaacaaatgaTTTGGGAAGGAGCGACCCAGTAGGCAGAATTAAGGGACAAGAAAAACCCGCTTTGTTTAAATACTTCGCGACGACGCGCAACAAGCGACGACGGCCAACGTTGAGAGTTCACGGAGCAAGCTTGAACCTACTGCGCACACAAAGTGCGCGGGGCTACCGCCCCGGAGGCACGGATGGACACAtcttcaagaagaaaaaaggtgCTGGGTAATGCAAACACGAATAGAAGCAAATAATCATAGTACTTCCTTCCCCCGGCTAATAGCACCCTGCAGTGTGAAACAAATATGGCAAAAGTGTAAATCCAAGCGTCTGATACAAACTAGATGTTGATTCGTTTTCAAGTGGTTAGCCAAGTACCAGAAGGGAACTCTGTGTACGCATGTAGTGAACTTTCCAGACACACCGGTTTGCCAAATGCCTTTATCATAGCCAATTTGCGAGAATCAAATGTGACTGCGCGCATTTCAAATTCACTTGTAGCTACTTGTTATTCGAGGCCACTCAGAAATAGTCCCATTGTTCTAATTGTTATGTTCATTCATTCAAGATGCGATAGTAACCTGCCCGAAGTCCTTAAGATTTTCTCAATACACTTTTCTCCGCTCCTAATCCTCCCAGCTGTGCTTATTTTAGTATTCTTAGACCCATACCTCACGTTCATAATTGACATCCGTGCATTTCCCAATTCTCGTCCtgcaaaggaaaaataacCGCGCTTACCCATCAGAAATGGTTTTATGATACACGTATACTTGATTTTCTATTTAGGAATCTCTGTTTGCAAAAGAGCTGCTCTTATGTTTGGGAACAAATACAAAGTTCTCGTCGGTTTTACCGAAGAACAGATCACTTAACTTGATCCAATCATTAACATCCGTGCTACCCATTAGAGTTTCAAGTTCATCTCTCCCACACCAATTTGGCGGTCTCTCATTCAATTTCACAGGGTATCTCTCACAAATACCCATAGGGACATATCTATGAAAAAAGGACATGAACTCGCAAAAGAATCTACGGCATTGAGAAATACCGTATTCATCAGTGCCCCAGTGTTCCATAGAGAACTGTGCataatctttcaaaatttctaaTCTTTCTGTACTTGTCTTGTCTAGATACTGCTGTGAATCAACCTCTTCAAAAATCCATGGCTTGATCAGGGCTCCACGAGCAACCATAACACTATCGATATTTTCATTCCCGTTCAAATAGCGGTACCAGTCTTCGAAATTGTTGACATCACCATTCCCGACAAATTGAATCCTGTTCTTGGAATCCCTACATTCCTTGCCTTGTTCtgtttctttgaaatcCGCTTCGGCGGATCTCAAAGTGTCAGCTACTTGACTCACGTATTCCCAATCCGCAGACTTAGTATACCTTTGTTGCCTAGACCTACCGTGTAAGGTAATTGCCGCCACCTCAGTTTCGTTAACCAGTCTTTTCACTAACCCTTCCGCGATAGGATGACCTTCCTTTGTACCTGTTCTGATCTTAACCGTGATAGGAATATCTTTCGATACGTAATTCATTGCGTTTAAACAACGAATCATTCTTGCAGGGTTATCAAGTAGTGCACTACCAGAACCTTGTCTGTACAATAAATCGATGGGGCAACCAGAGTTTAAATTGATTTCGCTGATTTCACTAACCGAATCTGCAAGTGCTTCTGCAGCTTTTGCCGCTTGCCAGGCTTTAGAACAGGCCACTTGAACACCGAATCCAGGAAACTCTGATTTATGAGCTTTAGGTAACGCCCACTCTGAATTAGTACCTTGAACCAAGGGAACGGCCAAAGCCATTTCCGAATATGTTACGTCTGCACCTAATTTTCTCATTAGACGACGATATGGTAAATTGCCTACGGTTGTTAGTGGCGacacaatttttttatggtGCAAATCCAATAGTTTTTTCTCTTGAGCAAAATAGCGAGTGTCCTTATACTTCAAGTACACTTCACGCTGTCTCATTCTATGTTCTGACAATTCCTTGGTCCTCTGTTCGACTTGGGGAGCAACTGGTTGTTCGACTTCTGgatcttgtttcttttgctGCGGCGTTAACtcaacttcttcctctGGCTTCACAGAATCCCTACAttcttgttgaaaagaGTCGATGATCTCCAATACTTCGTTACTTTTGGTGAAAGggaatcttctttttataagATCAAGTTTTCTCTCCGGTGAGATATGGTTTACCTCCCCTTTAACGGACCATATTGTTTGCGCATCTGGATCAATTTCCTTCGTTGATATTAAGGTGTTTTCTTCCTTGTTTAAATGAGATGATAAAAATCTACATTTGAATCCCATGGGGCAAAATCCCAATGAGTTAAAAACTGGACAAGTGGGAAAAATGTCGCTTTCAATTTCGGGTTTTTTTGTCGAAAGATACAAATCGATATCGTGAACGAACCTACAGGTATCACCAAATGAACATTTGGATATGTTTCCATGGATTAAACGTGGGCACAAGACATTCTGTTCTTTAACCTGTCTGTTATCTCTATTCTTGTTTTGCCCACGCT
Proteins encoded in this window:
- the SKI2 gene encoding SKI complex RNA helicase subunit SKI2 (Ski complex component and RNA helicase~similar to YLR398C), translated to MSEGLSTSSIQELYQSLKKITNNAEVELFEDRITKLDFGSADEPEYANGIIKDRFLKPSNVLPWSLLDMVQDVPQMNSLDNRSDKLDYKELLQIPSPINRTSYQFKRTGLEGKISGYKEEVDLKEVANANASNSLSITRSINHNQNSVRGSTAQLPFTPGGIPMKSVKTGLEQNGSSAMANATKLLHKDGQGLFDIPEGMKRGIKPMDALAENEEQNGQLKELKQLNEIDNELDIRMETNEAKVKAEENSAKSLSEEIIEEATEETTASNADDAEIDELLPIGIDFSRTKPASKNVPVKKEWAHVVDLNHKIENFDELIPNPARSWPFELDTFQKEAVYHLEQGDSVFVAAHTSAGKTVVAEYAIAMAHRNMTKTIYTSPIKALSNQKFRDFKETFDDVDIGLITGDVQINPDANCLIMTTEILRSMLYRGADLIRDVEFVIFDEVHYVNDQDRGVVWEEVIIMLPQHVKFILLSATVPNTYEFANWIGRTKQKNIYVISTPKRPVPLEINIWAKKELIPVINQNSEFLEANFRKHKEILNGESAKGVPSKTDNGRGGSTARGGRGGSNTRGGRGGRGNSTRGGANRGGSRGAGAIGSNKRKFFTQDGPSKKTWPEIVNYLRKRELLPMVVFVFSKKRCEEYADWLEGINFCNNKEKSQIHMFIEKSITRLKKEDRDLPQILKTRSLLERGIAVHHGGLLPIVKELIEILFSKGFIKVLFATETFAMGLNLPTRTVIFSSIRKHDGNGLRELTPGEFTQMAGRAGRRGLDSTGTVIVMAYNSPLSITTFKEVTMGVPTRLQSQFRLTYNMILNLLRIEALRVEEMIKYSFSENAKETLQPEHEKQIKLLQEELQTIEYKSCEICDNDIERFLELMLAYKEATVNLMQEMVKSPSILHILKEGRLIAFRDSNDCLKLGFIFKVSLKDAICVIMTFTKPCRLPNGEPNHLIYFPKADGYRKRNFPKFQKTDFYMEEIPVTAIEVITKRKFAAPLGKVIKKDVAALNEFNTETNNILEGKTLREAINIEKQGLKIHQILLDRTNMRDDIFGLKSIKCPNLSEHIVPRYKAHVIEKKIEELYHLMSDQNLSLLPDYEKRLAVLKDTEFIDQNHNVLLKGRVACEINSGYELVLTELILDNFLGSFEPEEIVALLSVFVYEGKTREEESPIVTPRLAKGKQRIEEIYKKMLGVFNTHQIPLTQDEAEFLDRKRFAMMNVVYEWARGLSFKEIMEMSPEAEGTVVRVITWLDEICREVKTASIIIGNSTLHMKMSRAQELIKRDIVFAASLYL
- the BDF1 gene encoding chromatin-binding protein BDF1 (Protein involved in transcription initiation~similar to YLR399C) encodes the protein MTDITPVQNDVDVNDSNVNGDVSSNLKRPMDQAQEVNGGSSNGLAEDETPANDELHLKKARLNGNAPISTPAQLAENGIEGATLAANEENGYIATAGGAEKEQHGLKKEGGEQGTKQEDADEDSKAKLPMEAPKEPAPAPPPEPDMNNLPQNPIPKHQQKHALLAIKAVKRLKDARPFLQPVDPVKLDIPFYFNYIKRPMDLSTIERKLNVGAYEVPEQITEDFNLMVNNSIRFNGPNAGISQMARNIQASFEKHMLNMPAKDAPPVITKGRRSSAQEDAPIVIRRAQTHNGRPKRTIHPPKSKDIYPYESKKPKSKRLQQAMKFCQGVLKELTAKKHASYNYPFLEPVDPVSMNLPTYFDYVKEPMDLGTIAKKLNDWEYQSMEDFERDVRLVFKNCYTFNPDGTIVNMMGHRLEEVFNSKWADRPNLDDYYSDEDSRNQADYDDYESEYSESDIDETIITNPAIQYLEEQLARMKVELQQLKKQELEKIRKERRLARGSKKRGKRSKGRSGSKTASSKGRRDKKNKLKTVVSYDMKRIITERINDLPTSKLEKAIDIIKKSMPNISEDDEVELDLDTLDNHTILTLYNTFFRQYESSSGASNGLDGTSGITRDTSSLSPTSAGSRKRRSKALSQEEQSRQIEKIKNKLAILDSASPLSQNGSPGQVRSTAHNGFSSSSDDDVSSESEEE
- the DUS3 gene encoding tRNA dihydrouridine synthase DUS3 (Dihydrouridine synthase~similar to YLR401C), whose product is MEQNADKRSIVGDDDSAVKRQDTSWSKGIAHIKPEYILPLKRNESQKIAIYDEEMSSDRMVNDLSGSGGTNKKNKNGRGRKRGQNKNRDNRQVKEQNVLCPRLIHGNISKCSFGDTCRFVHDIDLYLSTKKPEIESDIFPTCPVFNSLGFCPMGFKCRFLSSHLNKEENTLISTKEIDPDAQTIWSVKGEVNHISPERKLDLIKRRFPFTKSNEVLEIIDSFQQECRDSVKPEEEVELTPQQKKQDPEVEQPVAPQVEQRTKELSEHRMRQREVYLKYKDTRYFAQEKKLLDLHHKKIVSPLTTVGNLPYRRLMRKLGADVTYSEMALAVPLVQGTNSEWALPKAHKSEFPGFGVQVACSKAWQAAKAAEALADSVSEISEINLNSGCPIDLLYRQGSGSALLDNPARMIRCLNAMNYVSKDIPITVKIRTGTKEGHPIAEGLVKRLVNETEVAAITLHGRSRQQRYTKSADWEYVSQVADTLRSAEADFKETEQGKECRDSKNRIQFVGNGDVNNFEDWYRYLNGNENIDSVMVARGALIKPWIFEEVDSQQYLDKTSTERLEILKDYAQFSMEHWGTDEYGISQCRRFFCEFMSFFHRYVPMGICERYPVKLNERPPNWCGRDELETLMGSTDVNDWIKLSDLFFGKTDENFVFVPKHKSSSFANRDS